One Clostridium estertheticum DNA segment encodes these proteins:
- a CDS encoding formate/nitrite transporter family protein — protein sequence MFSEEINNVSTSAIKKSELLKKSKIRYLTAAALAGVYVGFGILLIFTIGGLLSAAQSPATKIIMGASFGIALSLVIMAGSELFTGNNMTMTIGSLEKKVSWLDSINIWIYSFIGNFVGSVLLSAIFVGAGLAKGSTATLILKASQVKMATPSMELFLRGILCNMLVCLAVWCSIKLKEETAKLIMIFWCLFAFITTGFEHSIANMTLLSVALMIPHGASISIVGLTHNLLWVTLGNFVGGAVFIGAAYWFIAKEK from the coding sequence TTGTTTAGTGAAGAAATTAACAATGTTTCAACATCAGCTATAAAAAAGTCTGAACTCTTGAAGAAAAGCAAAATAAGGTATCTTACTGCAGCTGCTTTGGCTGGTGTTTATGTGGGATTTGGAATTTTATTAATATTTACTATTGGTGGATTATTATCAGCTGCACAGTCCCCTGCAACAAAAATTATTATGGGAGCTTCCTTTGGCATTGCCTTAAGTCTTGTAATAATGGCTGGATCCGAACTTTTCACTGGAAACAACATGACTATGACCATAGGGTCTCTAGAAAAGAAAGTCTCTTGGCTTGATTCTATAAATATTTGGATTTATAGCTTTATAGGAAATTTCGTAGGTTCGGTATTGTTATCTGCAATATTTGTAGGTGCTGGTCTTGCAAAAGGAAGTACAGCTACCCTCATTTTAAAAGCATCACAAGTAAAAATGGCAACACCAAGTATGGAATTATTTTTAAGAGGTATCCTTTGTAACATGTTAGTTTGTTTAGCTGTGTGGTGTTCTATTAAATTAAAGGAAGAAACAGCTAAACTTATAATGATTTTCTGGTGCCTTTTTGCATTTATAACTACAGGTTTTGAACATAGTATTGCAAATATGACCTTACTTTCAGTAGCACTGATGATTCCTCATGGAGCATCAATTTCAATAGTTGGGTTAACACACAACTTGCTTTGGGTTACCCTAGGTAACTTTGTAGGTGGGGCTGTATTTATTGGAGCAGCATATTGGTTTATAGCAAAAGAAAAATAA
- a CDS encoding NAD(P)/FAD-dependent oxidoreductase, protein MANKIMILGDGIAAITAIKAIRETDLDSEIYLVGEEKFYPYIRLRLSKGIFDDLEENNILIQKKEWYEQNRVNIFIDTKAINVNIASQEVLLSDGSKFKYDKLLFANGASNTKPPIDGIDLEGVYTLRGLNDTLNIKKSLTECEQIIIIGGGILGLEMAWGLHQHGKKVIVVELQSRLMPRQLDESASEILKNIIQDCGIEILTNTAVNKIIGNPKVEGILIDEKVELKCDMVIYSIGINPNVDLTVNTEIETSKGILVNNKMETNIKNIYAAGDIAEFDKQVIGLWNIAIAQGKVAGYNIIGKESIYEKVTPVTLLNAFEISLFSMGSIDEARATKVLMDEDIETKRYKKIFIKDNVVIGAVVIGDTKRSPLLKSAIENGTTLDGIDLSNISVEELLDKLKR, encoded by the coding sequence ATGGCTAATAAGATTATGATCCTAGGCGATGGTATCGCAGCAATAACCGCAATTAAGGCAATTAGAGAAACAGATTTAGACTCAGAGATATACTTGGTTGGAGAAGAAAAATTTTATCCTTATATCCGATTAAGACTATCCAAAGGTATATTTGATGACCTGGAGGAAAATAACATACTTATTCAAAAGAAAGAATGGTATGAGCAAAATAGGGTAAATATATTTATTGATACAAAAGCTATAAATGTAAATATAGCTTCTCAGGAAGTATTATTATCTGATGGTAGTAAATTTAAGTATGATAAATTGCTTTTTGCAAATGGAGCCAGTAACACTAAACCTCCAATAGATGGTATAGATTTGGAGGGTGTTTACACTCTAAGAGGCCTTAATGATACTTTAAATATTAAAAAAAGCCTTACCGAATGTGAACAAATAATAATTATCGGTGGTGGAATACTAGGTTTAGAAATGGCTTGGGGATTACATCAGCATGGTAAAAAGGTAATAGTTGTTGAATTACAGTCCAGGCTTATGCCTCGACAGTTAGACGAAAGTGCATCTGAGATATTAAAGAATATAATACAGGATTGTGGAATAGAAATATTAACCAATACTGCAGTAAACAAAATAATAGGGAATCCTAAAGTAGAAGGAATCCTCATAGACGAAAAAGTCGAATTAAAGTGTGATATGGTTATTTATTCTATAGGAATTAATCCTAATGTGGATTTAACCGTGAATACTGAAATTGAAACCTCAAAAGGAATATTAGTAAACAATAAAATGGAAACCAATATAAAAAACATTTATGCAGCAGGCGATATCGCTGAATTTGATAAGCAAGTTATCGGACTATGGAATATTGCTATAGCACAAGGAAAAGTTGCAGGATACAACATTATTGGAAAAGAATCTATATATGAAAAAGTCACACCAGTAACACTTCTAAATGCTTTTGAAATTTCCTTGTTTTCTATGGGATCTATAGATGAAGCAAGGGCTACAAAAGTATTAATGGATGAAGATATTGAAACAAAAAGGTATAAAAAAATATTCATAAAAGATAATGTGGTAATTGGTGCAGTTGTTATAGGTGATACGAAAAGATCACCTCTACTTAAATCAGCCATAGAGAATGGAACAACATTAGACGGGATTGATTTATCTAATATATCTGTAGAGGAGTTATTAGATAAATTAAAAAGATAG
- the hcp gene encoding hydroxylamine reductase — protein MQGKMFCFQCEQTAGGKGCTNIGVCGKTPEIAAMQDLLIYQLKGISCYATKLLDKGEKLPIAWISFIENALFMTLTNVNFDPEAHIDMLKKSQVIKEEVRNKVSNEKVNTEEALYNLSDSKEQILEDAKKAGVMYDEKLDADIRSVRETIKYGLKGIAAYAHQARFIKYNSEEVDEFYFVALAALTDNTLNLQDLIKYLLKTGEMSVKIMEVLDRANNEKYSSPSPQKVNVNIKKGPFIVISGHDLRDLEMLLEQTEGKGINIYTHGEMLPSHGYPKLNKYAHLVGNFGGAWQNQQKEFDGIPGCILMTTNCLMKPKDSYKDRIYSTSVVGWDGIKHIAADENGHKDFSEIINKALELGGFEKDEEVKEILVGFGHKATLSHADTIINAVKEGKIKHFFLIGGCDGAKTGRNYYTEFAQLVPKDCIILTLACGKYRFNKLEFGEVAGLPRLLDIGQCNDAYSAVRIALALADAFKCGINDLPLAMVITWYEQKAVADLLALLSLGVKGIYLGPTLPAFLSPNVLQFLVDTFDIKPISTPEADLKQILG, from the coding sequence ATGCAAGGTAAAATGTTTTGCTTTCAATGTGAACAAACTGCTGGTGGAAAAGGTTGTACCAACATAGGAGTTTGTGGAAAAACGCCAGAAATTGCAGCAATGCAGGATTTATTAATTTATCAACTAAAAGGAATTAGTTGTTATGCTACAAAACTTTTAGATAAAGGTGAAAAACTCCCTATTGCATGGATTTCATTTATTGAGAATGCATTATTTATGACATTAACAAATGTGAATTTTGATCCTGAAGCTCATATTGATATGCTTAAAAAATCTCAAGTAATCAAAGAAGAGGTTAGAAATAAAGTTTCTAATGAAAAAGTAAATACAGAAGAGGCTCTATATAATTTAAGTGATTCTAAAGAGCAAATCCTTGAAGATGCTAAAAAAGCAGGTGTTATGTACGATGAAAAATTAGATGCAGATATCCGTTCCGTACGTGAAACTATAAAATACGGATTAAAAGGAATTGCGGCTTATGCACATCAGGCTAGATTTATAAAATATAATAGTGAAGAAGTAGATGAATTTTATTTTGTAGCTCTTGCAGCATTAACTGATAATACTTTAAATCTTCAAGATCTTATCAAATACTTACTTAAAACTGGAGAGATGAGTGTTAAAATTATGGAGGTACTAGATCGTGCTAATAATGAAAAATATAGCTCACCTTCACCTCAAAAGGTTAATGTAAATATTAAAAAAGGACCATTTATCGTAATTTCTGGTCATGATTTAAGGGACTTAGAAATGCTACTAGAGCAAACTGAAGGCAAGGGAATAAACATTTATACCCACGGCGAAATGCTTCCTTCCCATGGTTATCCTAAGTTAAATAAGTATGCTCATTTAGTAGGTAACTTTGGAGGAGCATGGCAAAATCAACAAAAGGAATTTGATGGTATACCTGGTTGCATCTTAATGACAACAAACTGCTTAATGAAACCAAAAGATTCATATAAAGATAGAATCTACTCAACAAGTGTTGTTGGTTGGGATGGTATAAAACATATAGCTGCTGACGAGAATGGTCATAAGGACTTCTCTGAAATAATAAATAAAGCTCTAGAACTGGGTGGCTTCGAAAAAGATGAAGAAGTTAAAGAAATTCTAGTAGGATTTGGCCATAAAGCAACTTTAAGTCATGCTGATACAATCATTAATGCAGTAAAAGAAGGAAAAATTAAGCACTTTTTCTTAATTGGAGGCTGTGACGGAGCAAAAACAGGAAGAAATTATTACACTGAATTTGCGCAACTTGTTCCAAAAGATTGTATTATTCTTACTTTAGCTTGTGGAAAGTACCGTTTTAATAAATTGGAGTTTGGAGAAGTAGCTGGACTTCCAAGGCTACTCGATATAGGTCAGTGTAACGATGCATATTCCGCAGTTAGAATAGCTTTAGCACTAGCTGATGCATTTAAATGTGGAATTAATGATTTACCACTAGCAATGGTTATAACTTGGTATGAACAAAAGGCTGTTGCAGACTTATTAGCATTATTATCACTAGGAGTAAAAGGAATTTATCTAGGACCAACATTACCAGCTTTCTTAAGCCCTAATGTATTACAATTCCTAGTTGATACTTTTGACATTAAACCTATAAGTACACCAGAAGCTGATTTGAAACAAATATTAGGCTAA
- the asrC gene encoding sulfite reductase subunit C, with protein MDVNTKLLKKNAYRITKKRGKTAIRVRVPGGHIEAKYLEVLQRVAETYGDGNIHITIRQGFEIPNIDIDKIPEVNKMIQPIIEGLEINQISPNTGYSAAGTRNVSACIGANVCPFANYNTTDFAKRIEKEIFPNDYHVKIALTGCPNDCIKARIQDFGIIGMTEPQYESYRCISCKTCVTNCKKRVTGALKMENFKIVRDHDKCIGCGECIGKCPTGAWSRSTDKYYKLVIMGRTGKKNPRLAQDFITWVDAESIIKIIKNTYSYIDKYINIDAPGGKEHIGYIVDRTGYPVFKEWVLKDITLGDKAEVKEYINW; from the coding sequence ATGGATGTAAACACCAAATTACTTAAAAAAAATGCTTACAGAATAACTAAAAAAAGAGGTAAAACAGCTATAAGAGTAAGAGTACCTGGGGGTCACATAGAAGCTAAATATTTAGAAGTTCTGCAAAGGGTAGCAGAAACTTATGGAGATGGAAATATTCATATAACTATAAGACAGGGCTTTGAGATACCCAATATTGATATAGATAAAATACCAGAAGTTAATAAGATGATTCAACCAATTATAGAAGGCCTGGAAATAAATCAAATTTCTCCCAATACAGGATATTCAGCAGCAGGTACTAGAAATGTATCAGCCTGTATAGGCGCGAATGTATGCCCCTTTGCAAATTATAATACTACAGACTTTGCAAAAAGGATTGAAAAAGAAATCTTTCCTAATGATTATCATGTGAAGATAGCTTTAACCGGTTGCCCTAATGATTGTATCAAAGCTAGGATTCAGGATTTCGGGATTATAGGGATGACTGAGCCTCAATATGAATCCTATAGATGTATAAGCTGTAAAACCTGCGTAACTAACTGTAAAAAAAGAGTTACTGGTGCACTTAAAATGGAAAATTTTAAAATTGTACGCGACCATGACAAGTGCATTGGCTGTGGTGAATGTATAGGTAAATGTCCAACTGGTGCATGGAGCAGAAGTACTGATAAATATTATAAGCTTGTGATAATGGGTAGAACTGGAAAAAAGAATCCTAGACTTGCTCAGGATTTTATAACTTGGGTAGACGCAGAAAGTATAATAAAAATAATAAAAAACACATATTCATATATTGATAAATACATAAATATAGATGCACCAGGAGGAAAAGAACACATAGGGTATATTGTGGATAGAACAGGATATCCAGTGTTTAAGGAGTGGGTTCTAAAAGATATAACCTTAGGAGATAAAGCTGAAGTTAAGGAATATATTAACTGGTAA
- the asrB gene encoding anaerobic sulfite reductase subunit AsrB, producing the protein MENIYMPFKSKILNIKKHTETDYTFRMEFRGDVKPGQFFEVSIPKFGESPISVSEIGEDYIDLTIRRVGVVTDVIHSFFVGGTLFLRGPYGNGFDVNLYKNKEIIVAAGGTGLAPIKGIVDYFSKHPTECNHFNLITGFKSPKDILFKDDLKSWEKSISVTLTVDSAEECYMGNVGLITKYVADIAVENIDKVQVIVVGPPIMMKFTVAEFIKKGVKEENIWVSYERKMCCGVGKCGHCKIDDTYICLEGPVFNYMDAVHLVD; encoded by the coding sequence ATGGAAAACATATATATGCCTTTTAAATCTAAGATACTTAATATAAAAAAGCATACAGAAACGGATTATACTTTCAGAATGGAGTTCAGAGGAGACGTAAAGCCGGGTCAATTTTTTGAAGTATCCATACCAAAATTCGGGGAATCACCTATATCTGTTAGTGAGATAGGTGAGGATTATATAGATCTTACAATAAGACGTGTAGGTGTGGTTACAGATGTAATTCATAGTTTTTTCGTAGGAGGTACCTTATTTTTAAGAGGCCCGTATGGAAATGGCTTCGATGTTAACCTTTATAAAAATAAAGAAATCATTGTAGCCGCAGGTGGAACTGGACTTGCACCTATAAAAGGAATAGTAGATTATTTTTCAAAGCATCCAACGGAATGTAATCACTTTAATCTAATAACAGGATTTAAGTCACCTAAAGACATTTTATTTAAAGATGATTTAAAATCTTGGGAAAAGAGTATTAGTGTAACTCTAACTGTAGATAGTGCAGAAGAATGCTACATGGGAAATGTAGGATTAATAACAAAATATGTTGCAGATATTGCAGTAGAGAATATAGATAAAGTACAAGTTATTGTAGTAGGCCCTCCAATAATGATGAAATTTACAGTAGCTGAATTTATAAAAAAAGGAGTAAAGGAAGAAAATATATGGGTATCTTATGAGAGAAAGATGTGCTGTGGTGTTGGCAAATGCGGACATTGTAAAATTGATGATACTTATATTTGTTTAGAAGGACCTGTTTTTAACTATATGGATGCAGTTCATCTAGTAGATTAA
- the rbr gene encoding rubrerythrin has translation MKNLKSLKGTKTAENLLKSFAGESQARNRYTYYASVAKKEGYVQIENIFTETAGNEKEHAERFFKFLANSDLNGEAVIINDAAYPVFLGDTKGNLLAGAAGENEEWTTLYPHFADVAEEEGFSDIAYVYRKVSEVEKRHEVRYRKLAKNIEDGTVFIKNETTLWKCSNCGFIFEGSGAPEICPSCAHPKSYFEIFAENY, from the coding sequence TTGAAAAATTTAAAAAGTTTAAAAGGAACCAAAACTGCCGAAAATCTTTTAAAATCCTTTGCAGGAGAATCACAAGCAAGAAATAGGTATACCTATTATGCTTCAGTAGCTAAAAAGGAAGGTTACGTCCAAATTGAAAACATATTTACTGAAACAGCAGGTAATGAAAAAGAACATGCAGAGAGATTCTTTAAATTTTTAGCCAATAGTGATTTAAATGGCGAAGCAGTTATTATTAATGATGCAGCTTATCCTGTTTTCTTAGGAGATACTAAGGGAAATCTATTAGCAGGAGCTGCTGGTGAGAATGAAGAGTGGACGACTTTATATCCTCATTTTGCAGACGTTGCAGAAGAGGAAGGGTTTTCTGACATTGCATATGTATATAGAAAAGTTTCTGAAGTTGAGAAAAGACATGAGGTCAGATACAGAAAACTAGCTAAAAACATTGAAGATGGTACTGTGTTTATAAAAAATGAAACAACTTTATGGAAATGCAGTAATTGTGGATTTATATTCGAGGGCAGCGGAGCACCAGAAATTTGTCCATCATGTGCCCATCCAAAGTCTTATTTTGAAATATTTGCAGAAAACTATTAA
- the asrA gene encoding anaerobic sulfite reductase subunit AsrA — protein MGFKLKIEKFDEYLKILRREYKVYAPVKLKGKGTLADTDTVRYEEIESIKEVEFDLKSSFSPKEIILPITQTLFYFTENECTQPKQEEKKILIFLRSCDIHALKRLDEIYLRNGNEDYYYKNLRNKIKFVLMGCSKSFENCFCVSMGSNKTEDYDMYTKLQNDEVIIDCKSEELMNYFNKGESIVIELEPEFALTNDIVVTIPENLDQRVFKSKMWDEYSSRCIACGRCNFVCGTCACFTMQDIFYKDNKNTGERRRVWASCHVDGFSDMAGGHGFRKDKKDRMRFKIMHKVYDFKKRAGYHMCIGCGRCDDICPEYISFSNCVNKLNKAMDEVE, from the coding sequence ATGGGCTTTAAGTTAAAAATAGAGAAGTTTGATGAGTATCTTAAAATCTTGCGACGTGAATATAAGGTATATGCTCCAGTAAAGCTCAAGGGAAAAGGAACTCTTGCAGATACTGATACTGTTAGGTATGAAGAAATAGAGAGTATAAAGGAAGTAGAGTTTGATCTAAAATCTAGTTTTTCTCCTAAGGAAATAATACTGCCTATTACTCAAACCTTATTTTACTTTACTGAAAATGAATGCACGCAGCCAAAACAAGAGGAAAAGAAAATATTAATTTTCTTAAGAAGCTGTGATATTCATGCATTGAAGAGATTGGATGAAATTTATTTAAGAAATGGTAATGAGGACTATTATTATAAGAATTTAAGAAACAAAATTAAATTTGTGCTTATGGGTTGTAGTAAAAGCTTTGAAAACTGTTTTTGTGTAAGCATGGGATCAAATAAAACAGAAGATTATGATATGTACACTAAGCTTCAAAATGATGAGGTTATTATAGATTGTAAATCCGAGGAACTAATGAATTACTTTAACAAAGGCGAATCGATTGTGATAGAACTAGAGCCTGAATTTGCTCTGACTAATGATATAGTGGTTACTATACCTGAAAACTTAGATCAGAGGGTTTTCAAATCAAAAATGTGGGATGAATATTCTTCAAGATGCATTGCATGTGGGAGGTGTAATTTTGTATGTGGTACTTGCGCCTGTTTTACTATGCAGGATATTTTCTATAAGGATAATAAAAATACAGGAGAAAGAAGACGCGTATGGGCATCTTGTCATGTAGACGGATTTAGTGATATGGCAGGTGGCCACGGTTTTAGAAAAGACAAAAAGGATAGAATGAGATTTAAAATTATGCACAAGGTATATGACTTTAAAAAGAGAGCTGGGTATCATATGTGTATAGGTTGTGGTAGATGTGATGATATATGCCCCGAATATATATCTTTCTCAAATTGTGTAAATAAATTAAATAAAGCAATGGATGAGGTGGAATAA
- the rd gene encoding rubredoxin, which produces MDKYVCLVCGYVYDPEIGDPDGGIAPGTKFEDVQEDWVCPLCGVPKSEFEKM; this is translated from the coding sequence ATGGATAAGTATGTTTGTTTAGTATGTGGCTACGTGTATGATCCAGAAATAGGTGACCCAGATGGTGGAATAGCACCAGGAACTAAGTTTGAGGATGTTCAAGAAGATTGGGTTTGTCCATTATGTGGAGTTCCAAAATCTGAGTTTGAAAAAATGTAA
- the hcp gene encoding hydroxylamine reductase, whose amino-acid sequence MSMFCYQCQEAANCKGCTVKGVCGKTEDLAKAQDLLIYITKGISVYSVKARANGIVNKEVDNFIMESLFATITNANFDRNVFIERIRKGLSLREEIKGQLLKAGVKLSDKGENASWLSKILNTFGLGKEEELNLPDAAVWFSNDLKAFDEKAGKVGVLSTENEDIRSLRELLIYGLKGMAAYAKHADNLGYNEDGLHAFTQKGLASTLDDTLGVDELVALVLECGKYGVDAMALLDKANTSSYGNPEITKVNIGVKNNPGILISGHDLKDMEELLKQTEGTGIDIYTHSEMLPANYYPAFKKYKHLVGNYGNAWWKQNQEFESFNGPILMTTNCIVTPKASYKDRIYTTGVTGFAGVKHIADGIDGGAKDFSQIIKQAKNSNAPVEIEKGEIVGGFAHNQVIALADKIVDAVKTGAIKRFFVMAGCDGRMKSRDYYTEFAEKLPKDAVILTAGCAKYKYNKLNLGDIGGIPRVLDAGQCNDSYSLVVIALKLKEVFELDDINELPISYNIAWYEQKAVIVLLALLHLGVKKIHLGPTLPAFLSPNVVKVLVDNFGIAGITNADDDIKMFMEG is encoded by the coding sequence ATGTCAATGTTTTGTTATCAATGTCAAGAAGCAGCTAATTGCAAGGGTTGTACGGTAAAGGGAGTTTGTGGTAAGACTGAAGACCTTGCAAAGGCTCAGGACTTGCTAATTTACATAACTAAAGGAATATCTGTATACAGTGTTAAGGCTAGAGCTAATGGTATAGTTAATAAGGAAGTAGATAATTTTATAATGGAAAGTTTATTTGCAACTATAACTAATGCAAATTTCGATAGAAATGTATTTATTGAAAGAATCAGAAAAGGATTAAGCTTAAGGGAAGAAATAAAAGGGCAGCTTCTTAAAGCTGGTGTTAAGTTAAGCGATAAAGGCGAAAATGCTAGTTGGCTTAGCAAAATATTAAATACCTTTGGGCTTGGCAAAGAAGAGGAATTAAACCTACCAGATGCAGCGGTTTGGTTTTCTAACGACTTAAAAGCCTTTGATGAAAAAGCCGGCAAAGTTGGCGTGCTTTCAACAGAGAATGAAGATATAAGATCTTTAAGAGAATTATTGATTTATGGACTTAAAGGTATGGCTGCATATGCTAAGCATGCTGATAATCTTGGATACAATGAAGATGGTCTCCATGCGTTTACTCAAAAGGGGTTAGCTTCTACTTTAGACGATACTTTGGGGGTAGATGAACTTGTAGCTTTAGTACTTGAATGTGGTAAGTACGGTGTGGATGCAATGGCATTACTTGACAAGGCTAACACTTCTAGTTATGGAAATCCAGAAATAACAAAAGTTAATATAGGAGTTAAAAATAATCCTGGTATATTAATTAGTGGACATGATTTAAAGGATATGGAAGAGTTATTAAAGCAGACAGAAGGTACTGGCATAGATATCTATACTCATAGTGAAATGCTTCCAGCTAATTATTATCCTGCATTTAAAAAGTACAAGCACTTGGTAGGTAATTATGGGAATGCATGGTGGAAGCAGAATCAGGAATTTGAAAGCTTCAACGGACCAATACTTATGACTACAAACTGTATCGTAACTCCAAAAGCATCTTATAAAGATAGGATATACACTACAGGAGTAACAGGATTTGCAGGTGTTAAGCACATAGCAGATGGAATTGATGGAGGAGCAAAAGATTTTTCTCAAATAATTAAACAAGCTAAAAATAGCAACGCACCTGTGGAAATTGAAAAGGGTGAAATAGTAGGAGGCTTTGCTCATAATCAAGTGATAGCTCTTGCAGATAAGATTGTAGACGCTGTTAAAACTGGAGCAATAAAGAGATTCTTTGTAATGGCAGGTTGTGATGGAAGAATGAAGAGTAGAGATTACTACACAGAATTTGCTGAAAAATTACCAAAGGATGCAGTTATACTTACAGCAGGTTGTGCAAAATATAAATATAACAAATTAAATTTAGGTGATATTGGTGGAATTCCAAGAGTATTGGATGCTGGACAATGTAACGATTCATACTCATTAGTAGTGATAGCACTTAAACTAAAAGAAGTATTTGAATTAGACGACATAAATGAACTTCCAATTTCTTACAACATTGCATGGTACGAGCAAAAAGCAGTTATAGTATTACTTGCATTGTTACATTTAGGCGTTAAAAAAATTCATTTAGGACCAACTCTGCCAGCCTTTTTATCGCCAAACGTGGTAAAGGTATTGGTTGACAACTTTGGAATTGCTGGAATAACAAATGCAGATGACGATATAAAGATGTTCATGGAGGGCTAA